The Penaeus monodon isolate SGIC_2016 chromosome 13, NSTDA_Pmon_1, whole genome shotgun sequence genome contains a region encoding:
- the LOC119580370 gene encoding uncharacterized protein LOC119580370 yields the protein MLTESVISAVFERRALWDAGHPQHKNAMVLKKLWVDIGKELNASEKIARNKWKNARDYYRRELKKMEAKGPSGEQVSSTWPFFQQMAFLKNVLTPESRFANLPLGIVDGEDVKEKGCEVRFSSLPWPPSPPDKSSKRSSEAVTSQEPSGEGIKRLRRSQERASKDADDATAGKRKAQALQEEQEDLEDDDLHFFKSLLPYMKKMSGTKKLRLRAQILDLLLLQENDQLEN from the exons ATGCTCACGGAAAGCGTCATCAGTGCCGTGTTCGAGCGGAGGGCCTTGTGGGACGCTGGCCACCCCCAGCACAAGAACGCGATGGTGCTCAAGAAACTCTGGGTAGACATCGGCAAGGAGTTAAACGCGtcag aaaaaatagcGAGGAACAAATGGAAGAACGCCAGAGATTACTACAGACGAGAGCTGAAGAAGATGGAAGCAAAAGGACCATCCGGAGAACAGGTATCTAGTACTTGGCCATTTTTCCAACAGATGGCCTTCCTAAAGAATGTTCTTACACCCGAGTCTCGATTCGCGAACCTACCCCTGGGAATAGTCGACGGGGAAGACGTCAAGGAAAAGGGTTGTGAAGTTCGGTTTTCAAGCCTCCCTTGGCCACCGTCTCCGCCAGATAAATCCAGTAAAAGATCCTCCGAAGCTGTGACCTCTCAAGAACCCAGCGGGGAAGGGATCAAGCGACTTCGACGGAGCCAAGAACGCGCGAGCAAAGACGCCGACGATGCTACAGCAGGAAAGAGGAAAGCACAAGCACttcaggaggaacaggaggattTGGAAGACGATGACTTGCATTTCTTCAAGAGTTTGTTACCTTACATGAAGAAAATGTCGGGTACGAAGAAACTGCGGTTGAGGGCGCAGATACTGGACTTGCTCTTGTTGCAAGAGAATGACCAGCTGGAAAACTAG